A genomic stretch from Lysobacter ciconiae includes:
- a CDS encoding type IV pilus secretin PilQ, whose amino-acid sequence MTVYKAIRSPRAQRPMVLRNTGLGLLLGAMAAVSGVHAAGPVGAEPGQVTGAHVAPASSPDPAKQVPGTVSVSNIDFKRGDGGAGRLILSFTGEGAAPDMRSQGNSVVINVANASLPANLQRPLNVSDFATPVDNIEARSSGGGTTLVLNTGGPFESMAYQTGKDYVVEIVPRAEVATAAKSSRAPAMGATTGMATTETKVYGGRPVTFNFQDVPVRTVLQLVAEESNLNIVAADTVQGNVTLRLINVPWDQALDIVLQAKGLDKRRSGNVVWVAPQAELAQHEQAREDARIAMSNRVELVTEYIQINYHNAGQIYTALTEAKGVGGSGGGGGGSGGGSGSNTDTGFLSPRGRLVADDRTNTLMVSDTPKKVAEMKELIAVIDRPVDQVVIEARVVVATESFSRELGARFGVSGTKDNVGFSGNLEANKENLNSVNDSSAATTITRGLMSNLAVANPAGAVALSILNAGYLLDIELSAMQTQGRGEVISNPRIVTSNQREAVIKQGQEVGYVTIQPATAGGVATPSVQFKEVVLEMKVTPTITNDGRVFLNLNVKKDEIEGFVKTGIGDVPQISTREVNTAVLVEDGQTVVVGGVYEFRDREDASKVPFLGDIPFLGNLFKKKGRQKEKAELLIFVTPKVLEVSQRNHRN is encoded by the coding sequence ATGACCGTTTACAAAGCCATACGATCGCCACGTGCGCAGCGCCCCATGGTGCTCCGCAATACAGGTTTGGGCCTGCTGCTGGGGGCGATGGCCGCCGTCAGCGGCGTCCATGCCGCCGGACCGGTGGGCGCCGAACCGGGTCAGGTGACCGGTGCGCACGTCGCCCCGGCCTCCAGCCCGGATCCCGCCAAACAGGTGCCGGGAACCGTGTCGGTGTCCAATATCGACTTCAAGCGGGGCGACGGGGGCGCGGGTCGCCTGATCCTGAGCTTCACCGGTGAAGGTGCTGCGCCGGACATGCGCAGCCAGGGCAACTCGGTGGTCATTAACGTGGCCAACGCCTCGCTGCCGGCGAACCTGCAGCGACCGCTGAACGTGTCCGACTTCGCCACTCCGGTGGACAACATCGAAGCGCGCAGCAGCGGCGGTGGCACCACCCTGGTACTCAACACCGGCGGTCCGTTCGAGTCGATGGCCTACCAGACCGGCAAGGACTACGTGGTCGAGATCGTGCCGCGCGCCGAGGTGGCCACGGCGGCCAAGTCGAGCCGTGCGCCGGCGATGGGCGCAACCACGGGCATGGCGACGACGGAGACCAAGGTCTACGGTGGCCGTCCGGTCACGTTCAACTTCCAGGACGTCCCCGTGCGCACCGTGCTGCAGCTGGTCGCCGAGGAATCCAACCTCAACATCGTTGCCGCAGACACCGTGCAGGGCAACGTCACCCTGCGCCTGATCAACGTGCCGTGGGACCAGGCGCTGGACATCGTGTTGCAGGCCAAGGGTCTGGACAAGCGCCGCAGCGGCAACGTGGTCTGGGTCGCTCCGCAGGCCGAGCTGGCCCAGCATGAGCAGGCCCGTGAAGACGCGCGGATCGCCATGTCCAACCGCGTCGAGCTGGTCACCGAGTACATCCAGATCAACTACCACAACGCCGGCCAGATCTACACGGCGCTGACCGAGGCCAAGGGCGTGGGCGGTTCGGGCGGTGGCGGTGGCGGCAGCGGTGGTGGTTCGGGCAGCAACACCGACACCGGTTTCCTGTCCCCGCGTGGCCGTCTGGTGGCGGACGATCGCACCAATACCCTGATGGTCAGCGACACGCCGAAGAAGGTCGCCGAGATGAAGGAACTTATCGCCGTGATCGACCGTCCGGTCGACCAGGTGGTGATCGAGGCGCGCGTCGTGGTGGCCACGGAGAGCTTCTCGCGTGAGTTGGGAGCACGGTTTGGGGTCAGTGGCACCAAGGACAATGTCGGCTTCAGCGGCAATCTGGAGGCGAACAAGGAAAACCTCAATTCGGTCAATGATTCCAGCGCCGCAACCACAATCACTCGCGGGTTGATGAGCAACCTGGCCGTCGCCAACCCCGCCGGCGCGGTTGCGCTGTCGATCCTCAATGCCGGGTACCTGCTCGACATCGAGTTGTCGGCGATGCAGACCCAGGGCCGTGGTGAGGTGATCTCCAACCCGCGCATCGTCACCAGCAACCAGCGTGAAGCGGTCATCAAGCAGGGCCAGGAAGTGGGTTACGTGACCATCCAGCCGGCGACGGCGGGTGGTGTGGCGACCCCGAGCGTCCAGTTCAAGGAAGTCGTGCTGGAAATGAAGGTCACCCCGACCATCACCAACGACGGCCGCGTGTTCCTCAACCTCAACGTCAAGAAGGACGAGATCGAGGGCTTCGTCAAGACCGGTATCGGCGACGTGCCCCAGATCAGCACCCGCGAAGTCAACACCGCGGTGCTGGTGGAAGACGGCCAGACCGTCGTGGTCGGCGGCGTGTACGAGTTCCGCGACCGCGAAGACGCGAGCAAGGTGCCCTTCCTGGGCGACATCCCCTTCCTTGGCAACCTGTTCAAGAAGAAGGGTCGCCAGAAGGAGAAGGCGGAGCTGCTGATCTTCGTCACCCCCAAGGTGCTGGAAGTGTCGCAGCGCAACCACCGCAACTGA
- a CDS encoding tetratricopeptide repeat protein, with amino-acid sequence MSALAQLQWLRPDWLWALALLPVLAWWWQRRRTRASIWTQAVDAHLLPHLLKPGPASRRWLAPVIAALAFSLAVVALAGPSLREVQQPLWTQDAPLVVAVDLSSASLAADTPPSRIARVRVKLASLLAGRQGGQVGLVAWAGEAFTVAPLTADTANVALFLDALDPDVMPVDGQRPDRAIARSAQLLAQAGYQDGTILLLSDHATPAARAEAAKAKARGYTVSALGLGTAEGAPYRTAGGAIDVARRDDASLQDLAAAGGGRYAALAESNDDLATLGVLDSRHGTGAADGAESGTSVTTRQDDGYWLLLPLMLLALLAFRRGAPVLLLVVCLWLPGRDAFAADLWQRPDQRAHRTMQDAEAAYRRGKFEAAAKIYADVDGADAHYNRGNALARQGRYADAIAAYDEALKAAPTMEDAIANRRAVEAAMKRKPPPGPKSSSGESGEPKGDDDAGSGNSDPSSDADSQKKDPATDQDNDKDAGDGRGGDTPAAQDEQDKSSRPGSDAQNGTDNEPEAADAEAQAAADAAQRERMREALESAADNAETDGGAAADATPESADERERRVANEAWLRRIPDDPGGLLRRKFRIEYERRQREGNTD; translated from the coding sequence ATGTCCGCGCTCGCGCAACTGCAGTGGCTGCGGCCCGACTGGCTGTGGGCGCTGGCGCTGCTGCCGGTGCTGGCGTGGTGGTGGCAGCGCCGCCGCACCCGCGCCAGCATCTGGACGCAGGCGGTGGACGCCCATCTGTTGCCGCATCTGCTCAAGCCCGGCCCGGCCTCGCGTCGCTGGCTCGCGCCGGTGATTGCCGCGTTGGCGTTCAGCCTCGCCGTTGTGGCCCTGGCCGGTCCCAGCCTGCGCGAGGTCCAGCAACCGCTGTGGACGCAGGACGCGCCGCTGGTGGTCGCGGTCGACCTGTCCAGCGCGAGCCTGGCTGCGGACACGCCGCCCTCGCGGATTGCACGGGTGCGGGTGAAGCTGGCCAGTTTGCTGGCCGGTCGCCAAGGCGGGCAGGTTGGCCTGGTCGCCTGGGCGGGCGAGGCGTTCACGGTGGCGCCGCTGACCGCCGACACCGCCAACGTCGCCCTGTTCCTGGATGCGCTGGACCCCGATGTCATGCCGGTTGATGGCCAGCGGCCGGACCGGGCGATCGCCCGCTCGGCGCAGTTGCTGGCCCAGGCCGGCTACCAGGACGGTACGATCCTGCTGTTGAGCGATCACGCGACTCCGGCGGCACGGGCGGAAGCCGCCAAGGCAAAGGCGCGTGGCTACACGGTATCGGCCCTGGGGCTGGGGACGGCGGAGGGAGCGCCGTATCGCACCGCCGGCGGCGCGATCGATGTCGCGCGCCGCGATGATGCGTCCTTGCAGGACCTCGCGGCGGCGGGCGGCGGCCGCTACGCCGCGCTAGCGGAAAGCAACGACGATCTCGCGACGCTCGGCGTACTGGATTCCCGCCATGGCACCGGCGCTGCAGACGGTGCGGAGTCGGGCACTTCGGTCACCACCCGCCAGGACGACGGCTACTGGTTGCTGTTGCCCCTGATGCTGCTGGCGCTGCTCGCGTTCCGTCGCGGCGCGCCCGTCCTGCTGCTGGTGGTGTGCCTCTGGCTGCCGGGTCGCGACGCATTTGCGGCGGACCTGTGGCAACGGCCGGACCAGCGCGCGCATCGCACCATGCAGGACGCGGAAGCGGCCTACCGGCGCGGCAAGTTCGAAGCGGCGGCGAAGATCTACGCCGATGTCGACGGCGCGGACGCGCACTACAACCGCGGCAACGCCCTTGCCCGCCAGGGCAGGTACGCCGACGCCATCGCCGCGTATGACGAGGCGCTGAAGGCGGCGCCGACCATGGAGGACGCGATCGCCAACCGGCGGGCGGTGGAAGCGGCGATGAAGCGCAAGCCGCCGCCGGGCCCGAAGTCGTCTTCGGGAGAGTCCGGGGAGCCCAAGGGCGACGACGATGCGGGCTCCGGCAACAGCGACCCTTCGTCCGATGCCGACAGTCAGAAGAAAGACCCGGCGACGGACCAGGACAATGACAAGGATGCCGGCGACGGTCGCGGCGGGGATACGCCGGCGGCGCAGGACGAGCAGGACAAGTCTTCCCGTCCAGGCAGCGACGCCCAGAACGGGACGGACAACGAGCCCGAAGCCGCCGACGCCGAGGCCCAGGCGGCCGCCGATGCGGCGCAGCGCGAGCGCATGCGTGAAGCGCTCGAAAGCGCGGCGGATAACGCCGAAACCGACGGCGGCGCCGCTGCCGATGCGACGCCCGAAAGTGCCGATGAGCGCGAACGGCGCGTTGCCAACGAGGCCTGGCTGCGGCGGATACCCGATGATCCCGGCGGCCTGCTGCGGCGCAAGTTCCGGATCGAATACGAGCGCCGCCAGCGCGAAGGGAACACCGATTGA
- a CDS encoding DUF4381 family protein has product MQDPTLLLRDIHQPPAPPFWPPAPGWWLLAGALLLVLGIVIALRWRRTRRRRQIAAIFDNALDEAATPTAEVAAISQLLRRAARRIDPEADRLQGDAWLAFLNRPTGSARRKRRANEAEGRFAGEPGRLLLEGAFRRKVDPADVAALRSLARARFQQWMLGR; this is encoded by the coding sequence ATGCAGGATCCGACACTGCTGCTGCGCGATATCCATCAGCCGCCGGCGCCGCCGTTCTGGCCACCGGCGCCGGGATGGTGGCTGTTGGCCGGTGCTCTCCTGCTCGTGCTGGGCATCGTCATCGCGCTCCGCTGGAGACGCACGCGGCGCCGGAGGCAGATCGCTGCGATCTTCGACAATGCCCTGGATGAGGCGGCAACCCCGACCGCCGAAGTGGCGGCGATCTCCCAGCTTCTGCGCCGTGCCGCGCGCCGCATCGATCCGGAAGCGGACCGCCTGCAGGGCGATGCATGGCTGGCATTTCTCAATCGCCCGACCGGCAGTGCGCGGCGCAAACGCCGGGCCAACGAGGCGGAAGGCCGGTTCGCCGGTGAGCCCGGTCGCCTGCTGCTGGAGGGTGCGTTTCGGCGGAAGGTCGACCCGGCCGATGTCGCAGCGCTGCGCTCGCTGGCGCGCGCGCGGTTCCAGCAGTGGATGTTGGGCCGATGA
- a CDS encoding BatD family protein gives MKPMARGILQTLACLLLLVSLDASARTRAWLDRDHIAMGETTTLNIETDTGTAPDYAPLQADFAIGGHTSRRQVELGGGKVTSRTLYAVALQPRREGLLTIPGIAVGGEKTNPLPLTVAPASAATPSQAGADVFLESEPDDASPYVQQAVGWTVRLYSAVPLVSGQLDQPAPQGVSLTQVGEDLRFDRQIGGRDYSVVERHYLLVPDRSGPVEVPGAIFRGRGVSGFFDDLMGRGDSLQAKAPAMTLSVKPIPAQAPQPWLPLQGLELRYLATPQSAEAGAAATLTVEAVVDGASASQLPELRLPEVAGAQVFPEPVQTEERWVDGRPQVTLRRQFALVPAQPGALRIPGPQMAWWDAVAGQARTAELPALALEVAAASSSGSATAISNAPSVATADRTGPDIGAGAAQGGPVNHQPWLIATVGFGLAWLLTLLWGLHRVPATTSGAAAGAVAAPVVRGEKLAPADLAGFARSLDHGDFDEVATRLCALARPPAADIDEARARLADPAQREAVGAMQRARWGDGDGVDARQQLRSAFARGPQWRDSQGGATTPTELLPPLYPPR, from the coding sequence ATGAAGCCCATGGCCCGAGGAATCCTGCAGACGCTCGCCTGCCTGTTGTTGCTGGTCAGCCTGGACGCGAGCGCCAGGACCCGGGCGTGGCTGGACCGCGACCACATCGCGATGGGCGAGACAACGACGCTCAATATCGAGACCGACACCGGCACCGCGCCGGACTACGCGCCGCTGCAGGCGGATTTCGCGATCGGTGGCCACACCAGTCGTCGCCAGGTGGAACTGGGCGGTGGCAAGGTCACCAGCCGCACCCTGTATGCCGTTGCGCTGCAGCCGCGGCGCGAGGGCCTGTTGACGATTCCCGGGATCGCGGTGGGTGGCGAGAAGACCAATCCGCTGCCGCTGACGGTGGCGCCCGCAAGTGCGGCCACCCCGTCGCAGGCGGGCGCCGACGTCTTCCTGGAAAGCGAGCCAGACGACGCCTCGCCCTACGTACAGCAGGCGGTTGGCTGGACGGTGCGGCTGTATTCGGCGGTGCCGCTGGTGTCGGGCCAGCTCGACCAGCCCGCACCGCAGGGCGTCTCGCTGACCCAGGTCGGCGAGGACCTGCGCTTTGACCGCCAGATCGGCGGCCGCGATTACAGCGTGGTCGAGCGCCACTACCTGCTGGTTCCTGACCGCAGCGGCCCGGTGGAGGTGCCCGGCGCGATCTTCCGCGGCCGCGGCGTGAGCGGGTTCTTCGATGACCTGATGGGGCGCGGCGACAGCCTGCAGGCGAAGGCGCCCGCCATGACCCTGAGCGTGAAACCGATTCCGGCCCAGGCGCCGCAACCCTGGCTGCCGCTGCAGGGTCTGGAATTGCGCTATCTGGCGACGCCGCAGAGTGCCGAGGCCGGTGCGGCGGCCACGCTCACCGTGGAGGCGGTGGTTGACGGCGCAAGCGCGTCGCAGTTGCCGGAACTGCGACTGCCGGAGGTTGCCGGCGCGCAGGTGTTCCCCGAGCCGGTGCAGACCGAAGAGCGCTGGGTCGATGGTCGACCCCAGGTCACCCTGCGCCGGCAGTTCGCGCTGGTGCCCGCGCAGCCAGGGGCGCTGCGTATTCCCGGTCCACAGATGGCCTGGTGGGATGCCGTGGCCGGACAGGCGCGTACCGCCGAGCTGCCGGCGCTCGCCCTTGAAGTGGCCGCAGCGTCCAGCAGCGGGTCCGCTACGGCGATCTCAAACGCACCAAGTGTTGCAACCGCCGACCGCACTGGCCCTGACATTGGAGCCGGTGCGGCGCAGGGCGGCCCCGTGAATCACCAGCCGTGGCTCATCGCCACCGTGGGCTTCGGCCTGGCCTGGCTGCTGACGCTGTTGTGGGGGCTGCACCGCGTGCCGGCGACCACGTCCGGCGCTGCCGCCGGCGCGGTTGCCGCTCCGGTTGTGCGGGGCGAAAAGTTGGCACCCGCGGACCTGGCCGGCTTCGCCAGGTCGCTGGATCACGGCGACTTCGACGAGGTCGCCACGCGGCTGTGCGCGCTGGCGCGACCGCCTGCGGCCGACATCGACGAGGCGCGTGCCCGGCTTGCCGATCCGGCCCAACGCGAGGCAGTGGGGGCCATGCAGCGCGCACGCTGGGGAGACGGCGACGGGGTCGATGCGCGACAGCAGCTGCGATCGGCCTTCGCGCGCGGTCCGCAATGGCGCGACAGCCAGGGCGGCGCGACGACCCCCACGGAGTTGCTGCCGCCGCTGTATCCACCGCGCTGA
- a CDS encoding vWA domain-containing protein translates to MSGLLANTVGVWLDGFAWPWLLLALPLPWLARRVLPARRSSAPALAVPFGDRLAGLAATVAGSGRNAGAWLAWAAWVLLCLAAARPQQVGEAVMPPQSGREMMVALDLSGSMSEPDMMLGGRRVDRLTAAKAVLSDFLDHREGDRVGLLVFGQRAYVLAPPTLDLATVRQQLGDSVVGLAGRETAIGDGIGLAVKRLVSGADDRESGEHVLILLTDGVNNAGMLEPLKAAELGSDAGVRVYTVAFGGDGAMSVFGFQLPVPAGEDEVDEATLTQIAESTGGRFFRARDTAQLAGIYAEIDRLEPIRQPGEAVRPRIERYHWPLGAALGLGLLGFVAPRRRSW, encoded by the coding sequence ATGAGCGGCCTGCTGGCGAATACCGTGGGCGTTTGGCTTGATGGTTTCGCGTGGCCGTGGTTGCTGCTGGCCCTGCCGCTGCCCTGGCTGGCGCGCCGGGTGCTGCCGGCCCGGCGGAGTTCGGCGCCGGCCCTGGCGGTGCCCTTCGGTGATCGCCTGGCAGGTCTGGCTGCGACCGTGGCTGGCAGCGGCCGCAACGCTGGCGCGTGGCTGGCATGGGCCGCATGGGTGTTGCTGTGCCTGGCGGCGGCGCGACCGCAACAGGTCGGCGAGGCGGTCATGCCGCCGCAATCGGGGCGCGAGATGATGGTCGCGCTGGATCTCTCCGGCAGCATGAGCGAGCCCGACATGATGCTCGGCGGGCGCCGGGTGGACCGGCTGACGGCGGCGAAGGCGGTGCTGTCGGACTTCCTCGACCACCGCGAAGGCGATCGGGTGGGCTTGCTGGTGTTTGGCCAGCGCGCGTATGTGCTGGCGCCACCGACGCTGGATCTGGCGACGGTACGCCAACAGCTCGGCGACAGCGTGGTCGGACTGGCCGGTCGGGAAACCGCGATCGGCGACGGCATCGGCCTGGCGGTAAAGCGTCTGGTCAGCGGCGCAGACGATCGCGAGTCCGGCGAGCACGTGCTGATCCTGCTCACCGACGGCGTCAACAACGCGGGGATGCTGGAACCGCTGAAGGCCGCGGAGCTCGGGAGCGACGCTGGCGTGCGTGTCTACACCGTCGCCTTTGGGGGTGACGGCGCGATGTCGGTGTTCGGGTTCCAGCTGCCGGTTCCCGCCGGGGAGGACGAGGTCGACGAGGCAACGCTCACGCAGATCGCGGAAAGCACCGGCGGGCGGTTTTTCCGGGCCCGCGACACCGCGCAGCTGGCAGGCATCTACGCCGAAATCGATCGGCTCGAGCCGATCCGGCAACCCGGCGAGGCGGTGAGGCCGCGGATCGAACGCTACCATTGGCCCCTGGGCGCGGCGCTCGGCTTGGGCCTGCTCGGCTTCGTCGCGCCGCGCCGGAGGTCGTGGTGA
- a CDS encoding DUF58 domain-containing protein: MSDGVIPAIEELVALRAAVTGRRTPRRGSHGGGQAISPMRGRGMEYAESREYAAGDDARHIDWRVTARTGRAHTKLYQAERERLSLIVADTAANLYFGTRVRFKSVQAARAGAIAAWAAIRDGDRVAALRGSTIEPPVSPAGGARGALRVIEALARWYAAPPDDDKGLAVALDHAQRVLRPGSRVLVLADPASVAAMPASRWTALARHQEVVLLLLTDTLEADPPPAVLPFETGGHRVEVDLAGDAARQRWDAEFSAPVQTALKTLPTRGVRVHVLSSDATSESWLALQDRRPALVA; this comes from the coding sequence GTGAGCGATGGGGTCATCCCCGCGATCGAGGAACTTGTGGCACTGCGCGCCGCAGTGACCGGGCGCCGGACGCCGCGCCGGGGCAGCCACGGCGGCGGCCAGGCGATTTCCCCGATGCGGGGCCGTGGCATGGAGTACGCCGAGTCGCGTGAATACGCCGCGGGCGACGACGCCCGCCACATCGACTGGCGGGTCACCGCCCGCACCGGGCGTGCCCACACCAAGCTCTACCAGGCCGAGCGCGAGCGCTTGAGCCTGATCGTCGCCGACACTGCGGCCAACCTGTATTTCGGTACCCGGGTGCGCTTCAAGTCGGTGCAGGCCGCGCGCGCCGGCGCCATCGCGGCATGGGCGGCAATACGGGACGGCGACCGGGTCGCCGCGCTGCGCGGTTCCACGATCGAGCCGCCGGTTTCCCCTGCCGGCGGCGCCCGTGGCGCGCTGCGGGTGATCGAGGCGCTGGCGCGTTGGTATGCCGCACCGCCCGATGACGACAAGGGCCTGGCGGTCGCCCTGGACCATGCCCAGCGGGTGCTCCGTCCGGGTTCGCGGGTGCTGGTGCTGGCCGATCCCGCCAGTGTCGCGGCCATGCCCGCGTCGCGCTGGACCGCGCTGGCGCGCCACCAGGAGGTCGTCCTGCTGCTGTTGACCGATACGCTTGAAGCAGATCCCCCGCCTGCGGTCCTGCCGTTCGAGACAGGCGGCCATCGGGTCGAGGTCGATCTGGCCGGCGATGCGGCGCGGCAGCGCTGGGACGCCGAGTTCTCCGCCCCGGTGCAGACAGCGCTGAAGACGCTGCCGACCCGCGGCGTGCGGGTCCACGTCCTGTCCAGCGATGCCACCAGCGAATCCTGGCTCGCCTTGCAGGACCGACGCCCCGCGCTGGTGGCGTGA
- a CDS encoding AAA family ATPase, translating into MDHVTDHFAPAAEPAEHAAPGRLQAAFDDLRGALSEQIIGQSRLVERLLIALLADGHLLVEGAPGLAKTTAIRALASRLDAQFARVQFTPDLLPSDLTGTEIWRPQDGRFEFMPGPVFHPILLADEINRAPAKVQSALLEAMGERQVTVGRATYPLPDLFLVMATQNPIEQEGTFPLPEAQLDRFLMHVRIGYPDVDAETRILELARNQARRALTHTEPALKKLPLEDVFAARAEVLELHVAPMVERYLVELVLASRDASSYDAALARRIEWGASPRGSIALERCARARAWLLGRDFVTPDDVRDVAPDVLRHRVLPSYEATAEGWDGDRLVAELIAKVPLP; encoded by the coding sequence ATGGACCATGTGACCGACCATTTCGCTCCTGCCGCCGAGCCCGCCGAACATGCCGCGCCAGGCCGGCTGCAGGCCGCGTTTGACGACCTGCGCGGCGCGCTGTCGGAACAGATCATCGGCCAGTCGCGGCTGGTGGAACGGCTGCTGATTGCACTGCTCGCCGATGGCCACCTGCTGGTGGAAGGCGCGCCCGGCCTGGCCAAGACCACTGCGATCCGGGCGCTGGCATCGCGGCTGGACGCGCAGTTCGCCCGTGTGCAGTTCACGCCGGACCTGCTGCCCTCCGACCTCACCGGCACCGAGATCTGGCGGCCGCAGGACGGTCGCTTCGAGTTCATGCCCGGCCCCGTATTCCACCCGATCCTGCTGGCCGACGAGATCAACCGCGCGCCGGCCAAGGTCCAGTCGGCGCTGCTGGAGGCGATGGGCGAGCGCCAGGTGACGGTGGGGCGGGCGACCTATCCGCTGCCGGACCTGTTCCTGGTGATGGCGACCCAGAACCCGATCGAGCAGGAGGGAACCTTCCCCCTGCCCGAGGCGCAGCTGGACCGTTTCCTGATGCACGTGCGGATCGGCTATCCCGACGTGGACGCCGAAACGCGCATTCTGGAGCTGGCACGCAACCAGGCGCGGCGGGCGCTGACCCACACCGAGCCGGCATTGAAAAAGCTGCCATTGGAAGACGTTTTCGCGGCGCGCGCCGAGGTGCTCGAACTGCACGTCGCGCCCATGGTGGAGCGTTATCTGGTGGAACTGGTGCTGGCCTCGCGCGACGCCAGCAGCTACGACGCCGCGCTCGCGCGGCGGATCGAGTGGGGCGCGAGCCCCCGCGGATCCATCGCCCTGGAGCGCTGCGCGCGTGCGCGCGCCTGGCTGTTGGGGCGGGATTTTGTCACCCCCGACGACGTGCGCGATGTGGCGCCGGACGTGCTGCGCCATCGCGTGTTGCCCAGTTACGAAGCGACCGCCGAGGGCTGGGACGGAGACCGCCTGGTCGCCGAACTCATTGCGAAGGTGCCGTTGCCGTGA
- a CDS encoding dicarboxylate/amino acid:cation symporter, protein MTDSTPDTAPRTRMPLHWKMAIGFASGLLLGLLVYSAQVPGADVFMRYVTDPVGQLFLRLLFMLVIPLIFSALVLGVVEIGDPESLGRIGLKTLLYILVVTAIAVAIGMLMVNVFQPGAGMSREVGEALMARESEASAAIMTHRESLSGIDILLNIVPRNPVQAAADGELISVMFFALMFGIAATVMRTPGVNAFVGTVQGTYEISLKLIDWVIRTAPYAVFALMFSLAAKVGLTALKPLAMYVLVAAGAMALHMVVVFPLLLRFVGGMSPLFFFRRAQLAMLTAFSTSSSSATLPTTLRVAEEELATPRRIGRFVCTLGATANMNGTALFEGVTVLFLAQFFLIDLSLGQQVLIVLMCVLGGVGAAGVPGGSLPVIAMILVMFGIPPEGLGLILGVDRFLDMCRTCVNVTGDLVGTVVISHSEAGRAHVELPE, encoded by the coding sequence ATGACCGATTCCACGCCTGACACCGCGCCGCGGACCCGCATGCCGCTGCACTGGAAGATGGCGATCGGCTTCGCGTCCGGCCTGCTGCTGGGGCTGCTGGTGTACTCGGCCCAGGTGCCGGGCGCTGACGTATTCATGCGCTACGTCACCGACCCCGTCGGCCAGCTGTTCCTGCGATTGCTGTTCATGCTGGTGATCCCGTTGATCTTCTCCGCACTGGTGCTGGGCGTGGTGGAGATCGGCGATCCCGAGTCGCTGGGCCGGATCGGCCTGAAGACGCTGCTCTACATCCTGGTGGTCACCGCGATCGCCGTCGCCATCGGCATGCTGATGGTCAACGTGTTCCAGCCGGGCGCGGGCATGTCACGCGAGGTCGGCGAGGCGCTGATGGCGCGCGAATCCGAGGCCAGCGCGGCGATCATGACCCACCGCGAGTCGCTGTCGGGCATCGACATCCTGCTCAACATCGTGCCCCGCAACCCGGTGCAGGCGGCCGCCGACGGCGAGCTGATCTCGGTGATGTTCTTCGCGCTGATGTTCGGTATCGCCGCGACGGTGATGCGCACGCCGGGCGTCAACGCGTTTGTCGGCACCGTGCAGGGCACCTACGAGATCAGCCTGAAACTGATCGACTGGGTGATCCGGACCGCGCCCTACGCGGTTTTCGCGCTGATGTTCAGCCTGGCGGCGAAGGTCGGGCTTACCGCGCTCAAGCCGCTGGCGATGTACGTGCTGGTGGCGGCCGGCGCGATGGCGCTGCACATGGTGGTCGTGTTCCCGCTGCTGCTGCGCTTCGTGGGCGGCATGTCGCCGCTGTTCTTCTTCCGTCGCGCCCAACTGGCGATGTTGACCGCGTTCTCGACCTCGTCCTCCAGCGCGACCCTGCCGACCACCCTGCGCGTGGCCGAGGAGGAGCTGGCAACGCCGCGGCGGATCGGCCGGTTCGTCTGCACGCTGGGCGCGACCGCCAACATGAACGGCACGGCCCTGTTCGAAGGCGTGACGGTGCTGTTCCTGGCGCAGTTTTTCCTGATCGACCTCAGCCTGGGCCAGCAGGTCCTGATCGTGCTGATGTGCGTGCTCGGTGGGGTCGGCGCCGCCGGCGTGCCGGGCGGTTCGCTTCCGGTCATCGCGATGATCCTGGTGATGTTCGGGATTCCCCCTGAAGGGCTGGGGCTGATCCTGGGAGTCGACCGCTTCCTCGACATGTGCCGGACCTGCGTCAACGTCACCGGCGATCTGGTCGGCACCGTGGTGATTTCACACAGCGAGGCGGGCAGGGCCCACGTCGAACTGCCCGAGTGA